From the genome of Salvelinus namaycush isolate Seneca chromosome 10, SaNama_1.0, whole genome shotgun sequence, one region includes:
- the LOC120054450 gene encoding myocyte-specific enhancer factor 2B-like: protein MGRKKIQISRILDQRNRQVTFTKRKFGLMKKAYELSVLCDCEIALIIFNSTNRLFQYASTDMDKVLLKYTEYSEPHESRTNTDILETLRRKGLGLGLDGTELLDTEEPMQVAAEKYGPHSEGMDLSLARQRYYATSLNSPEAQFLVSTGCENGYPNSSNPSPSSHRPLAFKPLGPRPGSASPAGPHCHAAFMSPHSGIGNSMFSHGNLSRALEMKTPPPLNLGSENRRTESHPGMGGTRANFSSSRGLLYPGMHPGNHMLAMGKTGLLSHGLGGYSLSSAGPSDYSHPGFSHAVSLQRGTVNPWQTAQPQEQHVPHLSPAMSSGGCSFPSQSSTPTPPPHPSLNLSIKSERSSPEHICSPTSPPVRNLRQHSPMSTSNSAHHTPQEPYPANEREDFPKGGVPYPAQHGAEEKGGLPLRQLEISDGWQR from the exons ATGGGaaggaaaaaaatacaaatctCTCGTATCCTAGACCAGCGGAATCGACAG GTGACATTCACCAAGCGTAAGTTTGGCCTGATGAAGAAAGCGTATGAGCTGAGTGTTCTGTGTGACTGTGAGATTGCCCTCATCATCTTCAACAGCACCAACCGTCTATTCCAGTACGCCAGCACTGACATGGACAAGGTCCTGCTCAAGTACACAGAGTACAGCGAGCCTCACGAGAGCAGGACCAACACAGACATACTGGAG ACTCTGCGGAGGAAGGGCCTGGGCCTGGGCCTGGACGGGACAGAGCTGCTGGACACGGAGGAACCCATGCAGGTGGCAGCAGAGAAGTATGGCCCACACAGCGAGGGCATGGACCTCTCCCTGGCCCGCCAGCGCTACTAC GCCACCTCCTTGAACTCACCAGAGGCCCAGTTcctggtgtctactggctgtgaGAATGGATACCCCAACTCCTCCAACCCCAGCCCGAGCTCCCACAGACCCCTGGCCTTCAAGCCCCTGGGCCCCAGACCAGGCTCAGCCAGCCCTGCAGGGCCCCACTGCCATGCTGCCTTCATGTCCCCACACTCAG GTATTGGCAACTCTATGTTCTCCCATGGCAACCTGAGCCGGGCCTTGGAGATGAAGACTCCTCCCCCTTTGAATCTGGGCAGTGAGAACCGGCGTACAGAGAGCCACCCTGGCATGGGTGGCACACGCGCCAACTTTAGCAGTTCT AGAGGCCTACTGTACCCGGGCATGCACCCAGGGAACCACATGCTGGCAATGGGGAAGACAGGTCTGCTGAGCCATGGTCTGGGGGGCTACAGCCTCTCCTCTGCTGGACCATCTG ACTACAGTCACCCAGGTTTCTCCCATGCTGTGAGTCTACAGCGTGGGACAGTGAACCCATGGCAGACAGCACAACCACAGGAGCAGCATGTGCCTCACCTCAGCCCAGC GATGTCCAGTGGAGGGTGCTCTTTTCCTTCTCAGTCCTCaacccccacccctcctcctcacccctccctcaaCCTCAGCATCAAATCGGAGCGCTCCTCCCCGGAGCACATCTGCTCCCCGACCTCTCCGCCCGTGCGCAACTTGAGGCAGCACTCTCCAATGAGCACCTCTAATTCCGCTCACCACACCCCCCAAGAGCCCTACCCAGCCAATGAGAGAGAGGATTTCCCCAAAGGAGGTGTTCCTTACCCGGCTCAGCACGGGGCAGAGGAGAAAGGAGGGCTGCCCCTGAGGCAATTAGAAATCAGCGATGGGTGGCAGAGATAG